A single window of Ischnura elegans chromosome 8, ioIscEleg1.1, whole genome shotgun sequence DNA harbors:
- the LOC124163967 gene encoding neuralized-like protein 4: MRDWEAYTALQTLLFVSTLAQLERSCPADESRRNSLTISFHRRLNDSDGQWMTTFSAHAKDEVDSPAGLRMDATHTAVECSGIRDINVEITVRDVPANQTTSRKDRNDRIMFHHRHGPNVVVFNGGLSAQRINLENFFNCAVFTNRPLKDDELFEMRVDKRYADKSHCHGIGVMSHSPDDIKFYDSMYQSAGTWIYYNKHVYGGNKIIVENYGTDACGIQVGETIGVMKRANGSLHFFYNGIDQGPAITNAPSVVYGVYEVRGFSAIATIVNRK, translated from the exons ATGCGCGATTGGGAGGCCTACACAGCACTGCAGACATTGCTGTTCGTATCGACGCTCGCCCAATTGGAGAGAAGTTGCCCCGCAGATGAAAGCAGACGCAACAGTCTGACAATCTCCTTCCACCGACGCTTGAATGATTCCGATGGTCAGTGGATGACCACCTTCTCTGCTCACGCTAAGGATGAGGTAGATTCCCCCGCTGGCCTGAGGATGGACGCGACGCACACCGCTGTGGAATGCAGCGGAATTCGAGACATAAACGTGGAAATCACGGTGCGAG ATGTACCAGCCAACCAAACCACTTCGAGGAAAGACCGAAACGACCGCATAATGTTTCATCATCGCCATGGTCCCAACGTCGTCGTGTTCAATGGCGGATTGTCTGCACAGAGAATAAA TTTGGAGAACTTCTTTAACTGTGCAGTCTTCACAAACAGACCTCTTAAAGATGATGAGCTGTTTGAAATGAGAGTTGACAAGAGGTATGCCGACAAATCCCACTGCCACGGAATTGGAGTGATGTCTCATTCACCAGACGATATAAAGTTTTATGACTCCATGTACCAAAG cgcaGGGACGTGGATATACTACAATAAACATGTCTACGGAGGAAATAAGATCATCGTCGAGAACTACGGTACCGACGCATGTGGCATTCAG GTGGGAGAGACGATTGGAGTGATGAAGAGAGCGAACGGAAGTCTTCATTTTTTCTACAACGGAATCGATCAAGGACCAGCGATCACCAACGCTCCATCCGTTGTTTACGGAGTCTACGAAGTGAGAGGTTTTTCTGCCATAGCAACCATTGTCAACAGGAAATGA
- the LOC124163552 gene encoding neuralized-like protein 4 — MEMFRNMIAILSLLSVSSTEERECGFERDASPLRLSLSSRRNLTEGDWVTDFHLNRDDTAAADLLNLQLSQAVTECGGRKSVHIRGTLSGVSSSTGTNRNKYGKDELLFHTKCGKNVAVINNGLTARKLNIEQENNAVVYTNRPLKIDELLEITLEKKHTKFGHSLAIGVTTLPPAENQQLPHINSISNGSWAMYHGNTYLNGKEFVKNYGKSLDALEVGSRVGVMRSNTGSLHFFVNGEDQGPAASNVPHPVYGVVELWGNAAQASIAKS; from the exons ATGGAGATGTTTAGGAATATGATCGCAATCTTAAGTCTGCTGAGCGTGTCTTCTACGGAGGAGAGAGAGTGTGGATTCGAGAGAGACGCATCTCCCCTGCGACTATCGCTGAGCAGTAGGAGAAATCTGACTGAGGGAGATTGGGTGACAGATTTCCACTTAAACAGGGACGACACAGCGGCAGCCGACCTCTTGAACCTGCAGCTGTCGCAGGCAGTGACAGAATGCGGAGGCAGGAAGAGTGTGCACATCAGAGGAACGCTATCAG gtGTATCGTCGTCTACTGGAACAAATcgaaataaatatggaaaggatgAACTTCTGTTTCACACTAAATGTGGGAAAAATGTGGCCGTCATTAATAACGGTCTGACTGCAAGAAAACTTAA catagaacaggaaaataatGCCGTCGTATACACAAATCGTCCGCTTAAAATCGATGAACTGTTGGAGATAACATTAGAGAAGAAGCATACGAAATTCGGGCATTCGTTGGCCATAGGGGTCACGACGCTACCTCCAGCGGAGAATCAACAACTACCTCATATAAACAGTATCTC GAACGGATCGTGGGCAATGTATCACGGAAATACTTATCTTAACGGAAAAGAATTCGTCAAAAATTACGGTAAAAGCTTAGACGCATTGGAG GTTGGGTCTCGCGTTGGTGTGATGAGGAGTAACACTGGAAGCCTGCACTTCTTCGTCAACGGAGAAGATCAAGGACCAGCTGCCTCCAATGTCCCTCATCCTGTCTACGGCGTCGTGGAACTATGGGGAAATGCAGCACAGGCATCCATCGCCAAGTCTTAA